The Microbulbifer sp. TB1203 nucleotide sequence TAAGAGGAAGGCAAAGAGTCAGGATGTGGGCGACGGAGAGAAAATCGCTCACACTCACGAACTCCCTGCGCCCAGCGTTTACCGAGCTGTTCGCAGGCGGCGCGTATCGCTTGGGCGGAGCCAACCAGAGACCTAAAGCGGCTTTCGAAGTTCCGGCTCAGGTAGAGCCAGTCTCTCGGGTCGATTTGCAACCGCTCCAGAGGGTGGTAGGCGGTCGGAAATGGCTCCACGTTTGTCCTCGCGAAGAGCGCTTCCGGTCCAGTCCACCAGCGCCAGGTAGTCCTCGAGCCGCGGGGGTATGCCCTCGGGCATGAGCTCTCGCGGATTACCGGTGAAAGGGAAGAGTGACAGTGGTTGCTCACCTTGCTTGGCGGCTGCGATGCCCCGCTTGACCGATGTGTGCGCGGATTCCTCCGGAGTCTCCGCCATTTGCGCACGAATCGGGTTCAGGTCCACATAGGCCAGACAAGCCACCAGCGCCCGCTCGTCCAGCAACGCTTGGGACTTGAAGCGGCCTTCCCAGAAACGGCTGGTGCACTGGTCCTCTTCCGGGATAGATGACTATATCGAAAGGGCTGTGTTTAAATAACGAACAAGTATCTGCCAATAATATGGCTGGAAGCGCTGATTTTTCAGAATCGTTAGGCACCTCAATACAAATCTCACCAAGAGGAAGCACATGACTATCGACACACTGTCCACATGGCACGAACTTGTGGCGTCACGAAATGCGAAGGGCCTCAATGCACTCCTCGCAGAAGACGTAACCGCTCATTCTAAGACGTCATTGCCCCAGCGGTAGATGTCTGATCGCAAGGGATTGCTTGCAAACTTTTCCTTCCACATTCGCGGTGTCAGATCTGCAACTTCTCTGGCCGGATGCTGGCCAACTCGAAGGAGCACATCCGTGAGATACGTGTACGGATTGATATCGTGCAGCTTGCAGGTGGTAATCAGGCTCTGGATGATGCCCACATGCTCCGCGCCTAGCTCGGTCCAGCAGAACATCCAGTTCTTCCTGCCCATTGGAATCGGACGCAGGGCGCGCTCCAGGTGATTGGTGTCCAGGGGTAAATCCGGGTCCTCCTGGAACACTCTGAGCTTTTGCTCTCTCTGGATCACATAGCCGAGTGCTCTGGTGAGCGGGTCGGAGGGAATCAGGTCTGTGCGCTGTATTTGGGCCTGACACCACTGGAAGAACTGATCCACTACCGGTTTGCTGTGGGCGAGCCGGTAGCTACGCTTCTTGTCGCCAGTGAAGCCTGCCTTGGCAATTTCCTCTTCAATCTTGTACAGACGGGCAATGTGGTCCAGGGCGTAACGAACTGCCTGCGGTTCTTGCTGTTCTGCATCGATAAAATAGCGACGGCTGTGCACCCAGCATTGGGCGTGGGTGATGCCGGTATTCTCTTCGACAAAGCGCGCATAGGCGGTGTAGCCGTCACTCAGCAGCGTGCCGGTAAAGTCCGTTTTGAGGATTTTCTCGATATGCGCGCGCCCGCGGCTGGCGCTGAAGGTAAAGGCCACTTCGTCGCGTTCCCCGTACAGAGGCCAGAAGTAGCCCTGTTTCATTTTTCCGGGGCCGGCACTGGATTTGCCGCTCTTGCCGGCCTTGATCGGGGTTTCATCCATAGCCAGCACCCGGCTTTGCAGGATACTGAGGAGCTGTGCCGCCGCGATGGGGCGTAGCAGCTCGATGGAACGCCTGCACAAGTTGGTGAGAGTGGCGCGACTCAGGGTTACACCCGCCTGAGTGAGGCGCTGGTGCTGGCGGTACAGCGGCAGGTGGTACTGGAACTTGTCCACTAGCATGCCCACCAGGAAGCTGACGTCG carries:
- a CDS encoding IS66 family transposase, translated to MKRADKSEDIFSEEARQDHALLSAEQQENARLREENAQLKKRLDWFNKQLFGQKSERRLAEANPHQPSLLGAATESAPVEGEKITITYQRGKAPKQRGEDCVNDSGLRFGPDVPVQVIEQTPPELIGPEADQFEVIGTKTTHRLAQQPASYVVQEYRRPILKRKGEDKPLPSPAPANVLEKSIADVSFLVGMLVDKFQYHLPLYRQHQRLTQAGVTLSRATLTNLCRRSIELLRPIAAAQLLSILQSRVLAMDETPIKAGKSGKSSAGPGKMKQGYFWPLYGERDEVAFTFSASRGRAHIEKILKTDFTGTLLSDGYTAYARFVEENTGITHAQCWVHSRRYFIDAEQQEPQAVRYALDHIARLYKIEEEIAKAGFTGDKKRSYRLAHSKPVVDQFFQWCQAQIQRTDLIPSDPLTRALGYVIQREQKLRVFQEDPDLPLDTNHLERALRPIPMGRKNWMFCWTELGAEHVGIIQSLITTCKLHDINPYTYLTDVLLRVGQHPAREVADLTPRMWKEKFASNPLRSDIYRWGNDVLE